A genomic region of Mesorhizobium sp. NZP2077 contains the following coding sequences:
- a CDS encoding helix-turn-helix transcriptional regulator, which translates to MQFRKAFAEPGRRSVFNAPVNHGIESGPHPADQYVGRQIAAVRVQSDVSQAQLARSIGISFQQLQKYENARNRVSASMLYEIASSLGVPVGRFFEGLPGNETDRDPPQLPADERIDFIASAEGRRLIEGLVHLHPRVRGRVSSLIAALGEELAVIDPKQESARSSEPMPVECRPA; encoded by the coding sequence ATGCAGTTCCGAAAAGCATTTGCGGAGCCAGGGCGCCGCAGCGTCTTCAACGCACCGGTAAACCATGGAATCGAGAGTGGCCCGCACCCTGCTGATCAATATGTCGGCAGGCAGATCGCCGCGGTTCGCGTGCAGTCGGACGTATCGCAGGCCCAGCTTGCCCGATCCATCGGCATCAGTTTTCAGCAGCTTCAAAAATATGAGAACGCGAGAAACCGCGTGAGCGCTTCCATGCTCTACGAGATCGCTAGTTCACTAGGTGTTCCGGTCGGCCGCTTCTTCGAAGGCCTGCCGGGCAATGAGACCGATCGTGATCCTCCTCAGCTGCCGGCCGACGAACGCATCGATTTTATTGCCAGCGCGGAAGGCCGACGCCTGATTGAAGGGCTGGTGCATCTCCATCCGCGAGTGCGAGGGCGGGTGTCGTCCTTAATCGCAGCATTAGGAGAGGAACTGGCAGTCATCGACCCAAAGCAGGAGAGCGCAAGGTCCAGCGAACCCATGCCGGTCGAATGCAGGCCGGCTTGA
- the traA gene encoding Ti-type conjugative transfer relaxase TraA, translated as MAIYHLHVKVIGRKAGSSAVASAAYRSASRLRDERIERTHDFSAKRSVVHSEVMLPENAPDAWSDRERLWNDVEAFEVRKDAQLAREVEFALPRELSQSQGIELARDFVQAEFVGRGMVADLNVHWDRAEDGSPKPHAHVMLTMRSVDENGFGAKVRDWNATQMVERWRERWAELANERLAELDIDARIDHRSLEAQGIALEPQTQIGAPAQRIEGNGLDAAGIEADRAELHREIARNNGARIIADASVALEAITHQQSTFTRRDIAKFSHRHSDGVEQFNAVVAAITNAPDLVELGKDRRGEDRFTTRQMIENEQRLHRAAERIDLDERHAVSDAHREAALARAAQRGLVLSGEQVEALDHITDGRGLGVVVGFAGTGKSAMLGVARQAWAAAGYEVRGAALSGIAAENLESGSGISSRTIASMEHSWGQGRDLLTARDVLVIDEAGMVGTRQLERVLSHAADVGAKVVLVGDPQQLQAIEAGAAFRSIYERYGGVEIGQVRRQREDWQRDATRDLATGRICAAIEVYDARGMVHHAATRDEARGALVERWDRDRQAHPEASRIILTHTNEEVRALNNAARERMRAAGDLGDEVQVDVERGARNFASGDRVMFLRNERGLGVKNGTLGIVKDVSGQSMTVRTDDHRSVRFDLKDYTHIDHGYAATIHKAQGMTVDRTHVLATQGLDAHGSYVALSRHRDGMDLHYASDDFATRDRLVRTLSRDRAKDMASDYEQADPAQSYAERRGITFRERVVEIVRRIVPEKLRDRIGGLLDGLRSPADGEPSQDRGPGPGRENVGAHIGDADPTPDRKTPATGVPRDTILPVDAEAALRSARTKALVRHARALDAMSHNANADGQGTPEQMRELRDARSAFEKVRPHGWRDAEAAYVKNPELVREAGAGRVNRIVLALQLETEIRTGMDIDPGRRADRFVERWQKLDRTGREQYQTGDMSGYKSTRSAMSDMAKSLERDPQLESLLANRKKALGIQVESGRRLGAELAFSHGIGKGRGLGL; from the coding sequence ATGGCGATCTATCATCTTCACGTCAAGGTCATTGGCCGCAAGGCTGGGAGCAGTGCTGTCGCGTCTGCCGCCTACCGCTCGGCTTCGCGGTTACGCGACGAGCGCATCGAACGGACGCATGATTTCTCGGCCAAGCGCAGTGTCGTTCATTCCGAGGTGATGCTGCCGGAGAATGCACCGGACGCCTGGAGCGACCGCGAACGGCTGTGGAACGATGTCGAGGCGTTCGAGGTACGCAAGGACGCGCAGCTTGCCCGCGAGGTCGAATTTGCGCTCCCCCGCGAACTCAGCCAGTCGCAAGGCATCGAACTGGCGCGCGACTTTGTTCAGGCGGAATTTGTCGGTCGGGGCATGGTCGCTGATCTCAATGTGCATTGGGACAGGGCAGAAGATGGCAGTCCCAAGCCGCATGCCCATGTCATGCTCACCATGCGGTCGGTCGATGAGAACGGTTTCGGGGCGAAGGTGCGCGACTGGAATGCCACCCAGATGGTCGAGCGTTGGCGCGAACGGTGGGCCGAGCTTGCCAATGAGCGGCTTGCCGAGCTCGACATCGACGCCCGCATCGATCATCGCAGCCTGGAAGCGCAGGGCATTGCCTTGGAGCCGCAAACCCAGATTGGTGCTCCGGCTCAACGCATTGAGGGCAATGGCCTTGACGCTGCCGGCATTGAAGCGGATCGCGCCGAACTGCATCGCGAGATCGCGCGCAACAATGGCGCGCGCATCATTGCCGATGCATCGGTGGCGCTAGAGGCCATCACGCATCAGCAATCGACTTTTACCCGCCGCGACATCGCGAAGTTCTCGCATCGTCACAGCGATGGAGTGGAACAGTTCAACGCGGTCGTGGCAGCCATCACCAACGCACCCGATCTGGTCGAACTCGGCAAGGACCGGCGCGGCGAAGACCGTTTCACCACCCGGCAAATGATCGAGAACGAGCAGCGCCTGCATCGCGCTGCAGAGCGCATCGATTTGGACGAGCGACACGCGGTGAGTGACGCACATCGCGAGGCAGCACTGGCGCGGGCTGCGCAACGCGGTCTTGTCCTGTCAGGCGAGCAGGTCGAAGCGCTGGATCACATCACCGATGGTCGCGGTCTTGGTGTCGTTGTCGGCTTTGCCGGAACGGGCAAGAGCGCCATGCTGGGCGTTGCGCGCCAGGCATGGGCAGCGGCGGGCTACGAGGTTCGAGGCGCCGCACTCTCCGGCATTGCCGCCGAGAATCTCGAAAGCGGATCAGGCATCTCGTCACGCACCATAGCCAGTATGGAACACAGCTGGGGACAGGGCAGGGATCTGCTCACAGCCCGCGATGTCCTGGTGATCGATGAGGCCGGCATGGTCGGCACGCGCCAGTTGGAGCGCGTGCTGTCCCATGCGGCGGACGTCGGCGCAAAAGTCGTGCTTGTGGGCGATCCGCAGCAGTTGCAGGCCATCGAGGCCGGCGCTGCATTCCGTTCGATCTACGAACGCTACGGCGGCGTTGAAATCGGCCAGGTGCGCCGCCAGCGCGAGGACTGGCAGCGTGACGCAACGCGAGATCTGGCAACTGGCAGGATCTGCGCTGCGATCGAGGTCTATGACGCCAGAGGCATGGTGCATCATGCCGCGACGCGCGACGAAGCGCGAGGTGCACTCGTCGAGCGCTGGGATCGCGACAGGCAGGCGCATCCAGAGGCAAGCCGGATCATCCTCACTCACACAAACGAGGAAGTGCGGGCGCTCAACAATGCAGCGCGCGAGCGCATGCGCGCCGCCGGAGATCTCGGCGACGAAGTTCAGGTGGATGTGGAACGCGGTGCACGGAACTTCGCCAGCGGCGACCGTGTCATGTTCCTGCGCAACGAGCGTGGGCTCGGCGTCAAGAACGGCACGCTTGGCATCGTGAAGGACGTCAGCGGACAGAGCATGACCGTGCGCACTGACGATCACCGGTCGGTGCGCTTCGACCTGAAAGACTACACGCACATCGACCACGGCTATGCCGCGACCATCCACAAGGCCCAGGGCATGACGGTTGACCGCACCCACGTTCTAGCGACGCAGGGCCTGGACGCCCATGGGAGCTATGTCGCCCTATCGCGTCATCGAGACGGGATGGACCTGCATTACGCCAGCGACGACTTCGCGACACGAGACCGGCTCGTCCGCACGCTGTCGCGCGACCGTGCCAAGGACATGGCGTCGGATTACGAGCAGGCCGATCCGGCGCAGAGCTATGCCGAACGGCGCGGGATCACCTTCCGCGAGCGCGTGGTTGAGATCGTGCGCCGGATCGTTCCGGAGAAGCTGCGCGACAGGATCGGCGGATTGCTGGACGGGTTGCGCTCGCCCGCAGACGGCGAGCCCTCGCAGGACCGTGGACCTGGGCCGGGAAGGGAAAATGTTGGGGCGCACATCGGAGATGCAGACCCGACGCCCGACAGAAAAACTCCCGCAACCGGCGTGCCACGCGACACGATTCTGCCGGTGGACGCGGAAGCGGCGTTGCGCAGCGCTCGTACGAAGGCGCTAGTGCGTCACGCGCGCGCTCTCGACGCGATGTCGCACAACGCAAATGCGGATGGGCAGGGGACGCCTGAGCAGATGCGCGAGTTGAGGGATGCCCGTAGCGCTTTCGAGAAGGTGCGACCGCATGGCTGGCGCGATGCCGAAGCGGCTTATGTGAAAAATCCCGAGCTGGTTCGTGAAGCGGGTGCCGGCCGCGTCAATCGAATCGTGCTTGCTCTCCAGCTTGAAACGGAAATCCGCACCGGGATGGACATCGATCCCGGCCGCCGCGCCGACCGGTTCGTGGAACGCTGGCAAAAGCTCGATCGGACGGGACGGGAGCAATATCAGACCGGCGACATGTCCGGCTACAAGTCAACGCGTTCGGCCATGTCCGATATGGCCAAGAGCCTCGAACGAGATCCGCAGCTTGAATCCTTGCTTGCCAATCGTAAAAAGGCGCTTGGCATCCAGGTCGAATCCGGCCGGCGCCTTGGTGCGGAACTGGCATTCAGCCATGGCATCGGTAAGGGGCGGGGCCTTGGGCTCTGA
- a CDS encoding helix-turn-helix transcriptional regulator — MKVSAAQVRAARGLLDISQQELADLSKVSLRTIVQFERGSKPASESILQALKLSLEAAGIEFIPENGGGPGVRLSRGTANT; from the coding sequence ATGAAGGTAAGTGCGGCCCAAGTTCGCGCGGCCCGTGGGCTTCTCGACATTTCTCAACAGGAACTGGCGGATCTATCCAAGGTAAGTTTGAGGACGATCGTGCAGTTCGAACGTGGTTCGAAACCAGCATCTGAATCAATCCTGCAAGCGCTGAAGCTATCGCTCGAAGCGGCCGGAATAGAATTCATTCCAGAGAATGGCGGTGGCCCTGGTGTGCGCTTGTCACGCGGTACCGCGAACACTTAG
- a CDS encoding recombinase family protein, producing MRRAAVYARFSTELQNEKSTEDQIALCRAYAARNGLAIVAVYEDKARSGSSILGRDALMRLMEAAGQYAFDVVVVEALDRLSRDMADLAGLHKRLSFLDIEIQAVHDGIADAVLIGIRGLVGQMQREDGAKKVRRGMAGVVRDGRHAGGRAYGYRPVLGHPGELEIVQEEADVIRRIFAAYSAGRAPRDLAGDLNRDGIAPPRGIRWNGSTINGNAQRGVGLLFNELYVGRIVWNKVRMVKNPDTGKRVSRPNPKDQWQTKEVAHLRIIEDETWHKAQARKAVRVNAASHVKRRPAHLLSGLLRCGVCGSGLSVHDRDKTGKTRIRCSAVRESGSCSNRRIIYLPEIEKAVLDGMRDQLKAPDLIEAYIRRYNQERRELSAQANAIRTALQGKRDRIEGERQRTIDLVIRSVIAEEDAKQRIAELKTQLSQVEAQLSGLDEPPSPVALHPATLQRYIETVDGLSKALADHATAADDRGPLIQNLRGLVHSVTVHPKRAREGFEIEVKGKLAALIGGAAFPNARYTEKPTGLGSRFNAAVTYDSGLEVVAGEGLEPPTPGL from the coding sequence ATGAGGCGGGCCGCTGTCTACGCACGCTTTTCGACCGAGCTGCAGAACGAAAAATCCACTGAAGACCAGATTGCGCTGTGCCGTGCTTACGCAGCGCGCAACGGTCTGGCTATCGTTGCGGTCTACGAGGACAAGGCGCGCTCCGGCTCGTCTATATTGGGTCGCGACGCGCTGATGCGCCTGATGGAAGCTGCGGGCCAGTACGCGTTCGACGTCGTCGTCGTCGAGGCGCTCGATCGCCTATCGCGCGACATGGCGGATCTCGCAGGTCTTCACAAACGTCTCTCTTTTCTCGACATTGAAATCCAGGCTGTTCATGATGGTATCGCCGATGCGGTGCTCATTGGTATTCGTGGACTTGTCGGTCAGATGCAGAGGGAGGATGGCGCAAAGAAAGTCCGTAGGGGAATGGCTGGAGTCGTCCGTGATGGACGTCATGCCGGAGGCCGGGCCTATGGCTATCGACCGGTCTTGGGCCATCCTGGCGAACTCGAGATCGTCCAAGAGGAGGCGGACGTTATCCGGCGTATTTTTGCCGCTTATTCGGCCGGTCGCGCTCCACGTGACCTAGCCGGTGACCTCAACCGGGATGGGATAGCGCCACCGCGGGGGATACGGTGGAACGGTTCCACCATCAACGGAAATGCACAGCGCGGCGTAGGTCTGCTCTTCAACGAGCTCTATGTCGGTCGGATCGTCTGGAACAAGGTCCGAATGGTGAAGAACCCCGATACTGGCAAGCGTGTCTCCAGGCCAAATCCAAAGGACCAATGGCAGACGAAAGAAGTTGCGCATTTGCGCATCATCGAAGACGAAACTTGGCACAAGGCGCAGGCTCGCAAAGCAGTGAGGGTGAACGCAGCCTCTCATGTCAAGCGTCGGCCAGCTCACCTGTTGTCCGGTCTGCTCCGCTGCGGCGTTTGCGGTTCAGGTCTGTCGGTTCACGATCGTGATAAGACAGGCAAGACGCGTATTCGGTGCTCGGCCGTTCGAGAAAGCGGGAGCTGCTCCAATCGGCGCATCATCTATCTGCCCGAGATCGAAAAGGCGGTCCTTGATGGCATGCGCGACCAACTGAAAGCCCCCGACCTCATCGAGGCATACATCCGCAGATACAACCAAGAGCGCCGAGAATTGTCCGCACAGGCGAATGCGATCCGCACAGCGCTGCAAGGCAAGCGCGATCGGATAGAAGGCGAACGGCAGCGCACGATCGATCTTGTGATCAGGAGCGTCATTGCTGAAGAGGATGCCAAGCAGCGTATTGCAGAACTCAAGACGCAGCTTTCCCAGGTAGAGGCACAGCTCTCCGGTCTCGATGAGCCGCCGTCACCCGTAGCTCTCCACCCTGCGACCTTGCAGCGTTACATCGAAACCGTCGACGGCCTTTCAAAGGCGTTGGCCGACCACGCAACGGCTGCTGACGACCGTGGCCCGCTGATCCAAAACCTTCGAGGACTTGTTCATAGTGTCACCGTGCACCCCAAGCGGGCACGTGAGGGCTTCGAAATCGAGGTCAAGGGCAAGCTTGCCGCCCTTATAGGCGGGGCCGCATTTCCCAATGCACGGTATACTGAAAAGCCCACCGGACTAGGCAGCCGCTTCAACGCCGCCGTTACGTACGATAGTGGGTTGGAAGTGGTAGCGGGAGAGGGACTTGAACCCCCGACCCCAGGATTATGA
- a CDS encoding conjugal transfer protein TraD yields MRAWQVERRKRTRHLIELGGLVVKAGIVELTNDDRATIYGAMLWMAEKLQSHEGKNARNLWTAKGRQAFDGERREEQMGRRT; encoded by the coding sequence ATGCGCGCGTGGCAGGTCGAGCGCCGCAAGCGCACCCGGCATCTGATCGAACTCGGCGGTCTCGTCGTCAAGGCCGGCATCGTCGAGCTAACCAACGACGATCGCGCTACCATCTACGGTGCGATGCTCTGGATGGCGGAAAAGCTGCAGAGCCATGAAGGGAAGAATGCGCGAAACCTGTGGACTGCGAAGGGTAGGCAGGCCTTCGATGGTGAACGGCGTGAGGAGCAGATGGGCCGGCGAACTTAG
- a CDS encoding FAD-binding oxidoreductase, with translation MLNDPRSHGLWQATAPEPPATASLDAVVSADVVVVGCGYTGMSCALHLAEAGRRVVLLESREIGFGGAGRNVGLINAGLWLMPDDMIAALGSVHGERLLGLLGDGPVLVMDIIDRHRINCELERNGTLHCAVGPAGLKEIKERAAQWQRRGAPVRVLDAEQTKARLGTPAYCGALLDERAGTLQPLAYARGLAQACLAAGVTIYTSSPVVAADKKGDRWVVSTTGGTVDAEWVVVATDAYSTGPWQSVRSEQVHLPYFNLATQPLGVDLLQTILPGREGAWDTRTILSSFRLDRSGRLVFGSVGALRNTGTAIHKAWARRALAKLYPQLGAVEFEHEWYGQIGMTADALPRLHKFGRNVVGFSGYNGRGISPGTVFGRELAYLILGEKAEADMLLPLTELQEPWFRRSREIYYEIGAQVAHLASERF, from the coding sequence ATGCTGAATGATCCCCGCTCACACGGTCTATGGCAAGCGACCGCGCCCGAACCGCCGGCTACGGCCTCATTGGACGCAGTAGTATCGGCCGATGTGGTTGTCGTCGGCTGCGGTTATACGGGCATGTCCTGCGCCCTTCATCTGGCCGAGGCTGGCCGGAGGGTGGTCTTGCTGGAGAGCCGTGAGATCGGCTTTGGCGGCGCGGGCCGCAATGTCGGGCTGATCAACGCCGGCTTGTGGCTGATGCCCGACGACATGATCGCCGCGCTCGGCTCTGTCCATGGCGAGCGCTTGCTGGGGTTGCTCGGCGACGGCCCGGTACTGGTGATGGATATCATCGACAGGCATCGCATCAACTGCGAACTGGAAAGAAACGGCACCCTTCACTGCGCCGTCGGCCCGGCAGGGCTGAAGGAGATCAAAGAGCGCGCGGCGCAATGGCAAAGGCGCGGCGCGCCGGTGCGTGTCCTCGATGCCGAGCAAACGAAAGCAAGGCTGGGTACGCCGGCCTATTGCGGCGCCTTGCTCGACGAGCGCGCCGGCACGCTGCAGCCGCTTGCCTATGCTCGTGGTCTCGCGCAGGCTTGCCTGGCTGCCGGGGTGACTATTTATACGTCCAGCCCGGTTGTTGCGGCCGATAAGAAGGGCGATCGCTGGGTGGTCAGCACAACGGGCGGCACGGTCGACGCCGAGTGGGTCGTGGTTGCCACCGATGCGTACAGCACGGGACCGTGGCAGAGCGTCCGGTCCGAACAGGTGCATCTGCCATACTTCAATCTGGCAACGCAGCCGCTCGGCGTCGATCTGTTGCAAACCATCTTGCCCGGGCGCGAGGGCGCTTGGGACACCAGGACAATCCTGTCTTCCTTCAGACTGGACAGGTCGGGACGGCTGGTCTTCGGCAGTGTCGGTGCGTTGCGCAACACCGGCACGGCGATCCACAAAGCCTGGGCCCGGCGGGCACTGGCGAAGCTCTATCCGCAGCTGGGCGCAGTCGAGTTCGAGCATGAGTGGTATGGGCAGATCGGCATGACTGCGGATGCGTTGCCGCGGCTCCACAAGTTCGGGAGGAATGTCGTCGGCTTCTCCGGCTACAACGGCCGCGGCATCTCGCCCGGCACGGTATTCGGCCGCGAATTGGCGTACCTCATCCTCGGCGAAAAGGCCGAAGCCGATATGTTGCTGCCGCTCACCGAGCTTCAGGAACCTTGGTTTCGTCGTTCCAGGGAAATCTACTACGAAATTGGTGCGCAGGTCGCCCATCTGGCGTCGGAAAGATTCTGA
- a CDS encoding MucR family transcriptional regulator has product MTTALEQGNKPDTVSITADIVAAYVSNNPLPVGELPKLIGDIHAALNGIGTPAVEPVVKQEPAVSIKKSVTPDFIVCLEDGKKFKSLKRHLQHFGLSPDQYRQKWNLPSDYPMVAPNYAATRSALAKSIGLGRKAPAPISAAAEKRKPVVRAAAARKTAAAIKSPVKKVRKTTAKA; this is encoded by the coding sequence ATGACCACTGCTCTTGAGCAAGGCAACAAACCGGATACCGTGTCGATAACGGCTGACATTGTCGCGGCCTATGTATCGAACAATCCACTGCCGGTTGGCGAATTGCCGAAACTAATCGGCGACATCCATGCCGCTCTGAACGGTATCGGAACGCCAGCTGTAGAGCCGGTGGTTAAGCAGGAGCCTGCAGTATCGATTAAGAAATCGGTAACGCCCGACTTCATCGTCTGCCTGGAAGACGGAAAGAAATTCAAATCGCTCAAGCGGCATCTCCAGCATTTTGGTCTGAGCCCCGACCAATATCGGCAGAAGTGGAACCTGCCGTCCGACTATCCGATGGTCGCGCCGAACTACGCGGCCACCCGCTCGGCCTTGGCGAAATCAATTGGGCTCGGACGCAAGGCGCCAGCGCCCATATCTGCCGCGGCAGAAAAACGGAAACCGGTCGTGCGTGCGGCGGCAGCAAGAAAAACTGCGGCTGCAATCAAGTCGCCGGTGAAGAAGGTGCGCAAGACGACTGCCAAGGCTTGA
- a CDS encoding AlpA family phage regulatory protein — protein sequence MPELDRIIRLKTVLARTGLSRSTMYRKIGEGTFPAQVKISLNGAGWRESDINRWVADPVSWHTSASRKNSD from the coding sequence ATGCCTGAACTGGATCGTATCATTCGCCTTAAGACCGTCCTCGCGCGGACCGGCTTGTCCCGCTCGACGATGTACCGAAAAATCGGCGAAGGCACGTTCCCGGCCCAGGTCAAGATCAGCTTAAACGGTGCGGGATGGAGGGAGTCGGACATCAATCGGTGGGTCGCTGATCCTGTCTCATGGCACACCAGTGCATCACGAAAAAACAGCGACTAG
- the mnmA gene encoding tRNA 2-thiouridine(34) synthase MnmA, with protein sequence MNSLDLPGRPENTRIVVAMSGGVDSSVVAGLLKREGYEVVGVTLQLYDHGAATHRAGSCCAGQDIDDARRVSETLGIPHYVLDYEERFRKAVIDPFAESYVAGETPIPCVSCNQTVKFADLLATAKELGADALATGHYIRSGANGAHRALYRPVDADRDQSYFLFATTQAQIDYLRFPLGGLSKPQVRAIAEEMGLTVAAKQDSQDICFVPQGKYSDIIAKLKPTAANPGDIVHIDGRVLGRHEGILRYTIGQRRGIGIASGEPLYVVHLDAERARVVVGPREALETHKIFLRNMNWLGDGALADVPAGGLELFAKVRSTRPPRPAVLRHIAGVTSVELADGESGIAPGQACVLYSDDGNEARIFGGGFIERSERGAEAEAMLTKLAARPAQVPAE encoded by the coding sequence ATGAACAGTCTCGACCTTCCCGGACGTCCCGAAAACACCCGTATTGTCGTCGCCATGTCGGGCGGCGTGGATTCGTCCGTGGTCGCCGGCCTGTTGAAGCGCGAAGGCTATGAGGTCGTCGGCGTCACCTTGCAGCTCTACGATCACGGCGCCGCGACCCACCGGGCCGGCTCATGCTGCGCCGGACAGGACATCGACGACGCCCGCCGCGTCTCCGAGACGCTCGGCATCCCGCACTACGTGCTCGATTACGAAGAGCGCTTCCGCAAGGCGGTCATCGACCCCTTCGCCGAGAGCTATGTCGCCGGCGAGACCCCGATCCCTTGCGTCTCCTGCAACCAGACGGTGAAGTTCGCCGATCTCCTGGCCACCGCCAAGGAATTGGGCGCCGATGCGCTCGCCACCGGCCACTATATCCGCTCGGGTGCCAACGGCGCCCACCGCGCGCTCTACCGGCCGGTCGATGCCGACCGCGACCAGAGCTATTTCCTGTTCGCCACCACGCAGGCGCAGATCGACTATCTGCGCTTTCCCTTGGGCGGCCTGTCGAAGCCGCAGGTTCGCGCCATTGCCGAGGAGATGGGGCTGACGGTGGCCGCCAAGCAGGACAGCCAGGACATCTGCTTCGTGCCGCAAGGCAAATATTCCGACATCATCGCCAAGCTGAAGCCGACCGCCGCCAATCCGGGCGACATCGTCCACATCGACGGCCGCGTGCTCGGCCGCCATGAGGGCATATTGCGCTACACGATCGGCCAGCGCCGCGGCATCGGCATTGCGTCGGGCGAGCCGCTCTATGTCGTCCATCTCGATGCCGAGCGGGCCCGCGTCGTGGTTGGCCCGCGCGAGGCGCTGGAGACGCACAAGATTTTTCTGCGCAACATGAACTGGTTGGGTGACGGTGCCCTGGCTGATGTTCCGGCCGGCGGCCTCGAACTGTTCGCCAAGGTGCGCTCGACCCGGCCGCCGCGTCCGGCGGTGCTGCGCCACATCGCAGGCGTGACATCGGTCGAACTGGCCGACGGCGAGTCCGGCATCGCGCCCGGACAGGCCTGCGTGCTCTATTCCGACGACGGCAACGAGGCCCGCATCTTCGGCGGCGGCTTCATCGAGCGCTCCGAGCGCGGCGCCGAGGCCGAGGCCATGCTGACGAAACTTGCGGCAAGGCCGGCACAGGTTCCGGCCGAATAG
- a CDS encoding conjugal transfer protein TraD, giving the protein MRKPRDFDAELKALEDKARELKTRKVQQLGELVIATGADQLSTDELAGALVAIVETKDTAKREAWAKRGVMFFESRSRRTAPASQRNARSAPAQPGSPQSPASGSGSQ; this is encoded by the coding sequence ATGCGCAAACCACGCGACTTCGACGCCGAACTGAAGGCGCTGGAAGACAAGGCGAGAGAGCTCAAGACGCGAAAGGTACAGCAGCTCGGTGAACTGGTGATCGCCACCGGCGCCGATCAACTGAGCACCGACGAACTGGCCGGCGCGCTGGTCGCAATTGTTGAAACGAAAGACACCGCAAAGCGCGAGGCATGGGCTAAGCGTGGAGTGATGTTTTTCGAGAGCCGGTCCCGGCGAACTGCTCCGGCATCTCAGCGCAACGCTCGCAGCGCTCCAGCGCAACCGGGCAGCCCACAATCGCCGGCAAGCGGCTCTGGCTCGCAATGA
- a CDS encoding Gfo/Idh/MocA family oxidoreductase, whose amino-acid sequence MKPRIAVLGCGYWGSNHIRTLKALGALHAVSDANRARAEGFASEQDCLAIEPDQLFVRDDIDAIVMALPPQFHADLAVRAAENGKDVLVEKPIALTVPDAERAVQAAKDNGRVFMVGHVLRFHPAFETLKGLIDKGELGEVRYIHSHRLGLGKFHTENDALWDLAPHDLSMILAITGTEPIEVRGEGAALLDNLSDFAHLHMRFPNGLRSHLFTSRLNPYRERRLTVVGTKAMAVFDDVEPWERKLAVYRHAVWQDSGQWAFTTNEPSYVAVAQGMPLTRELEHFIQCIETRAEPRTSGEEAIRVLRILTAGTVTHTKS is encoded by the coding sequence ATGAAGCCGCGCATTGCAGTCCTCGGTTGCGGATACTGGGGCAGCAACCACATCCGCACCCTCAAGGCGCTCGGCGCGCTGCACGCGGTTTCCGACGCTAACCGGGCCCGCGCCGAAGGTTTTGCCAGCGAACAGGATTGCCTGGCGATCGAGCCCGACCAGCTGTTCGTGCGCGACGATATCGACGCCATCGTCATGGCCTTGCCGCCGCAGTTCCATGCCGACCTTGCGGTGCGCGCCGCTGAAAACGGCAAGGACGTGCTGGTTGAAAAGCCGATCGCGCTGACGGTGCCGGATGCCGAGCGAGCGGTGCAGGCGGCCAAGGACAATGGCCGCGTCTTCATGGTTGGCCACGTCCTGCGTTTCCATCCCGCCTTCGAGACGCTGAAGGGGCTGATCGACAAGGGCGAGCTCGGCGAGGTCCGCTACATCCACTCGCACCGGCTTGGCCTTGGTAAATTCCACACCGAGAACGATGCGCTGTGGGATCTGGCGCCGCACGATCTGTCGATGATCCTGGCGATCACCGGCACCGAGCCGATCGAGGTGCGCGGCGAGGGTGCGGCACTCCTCGACAACCTCAGCGATTTCGCGCATCTGCACATGCGTTTTCCCAACGGCCTGCGCAGCCATCTTTTCACCTCGCGGCTCAATCCCTATCGCGAACGGCGGCTGACCGTGGTCGGCACCAAGGCGATGGCGGTGTTCGATGATGTCGAGCCATGGGAGCGCAAGCTTGCCGTCTACCGCCACGCGGTCTGGCAGGACAGCGGCCAATGGGCGTTCACCACCAACGAGCCGTCCTATGTCGCGGTCGCGCAAGGTATGCCGCTGACGCGCGAGCTGGAGCATTTCATCCAGTGCATCGAGACGCGCGCCGAACCGCGCACCAGCGGCGAGGAAGCGATCAGGGTGCTGCGCATCCTGACGGCAGGCACGGTCACCCACACCAAATCTTGA
- a CDS encoding DUF1153 domain-containing protein — protein MTDLVRPRVKYVIGPDGSPLTIADLPPTNTRRWVIRRKAEVVAAVRGGLLSLEEACQRYKLTTEEFLSWQASIDEYGLAGLRTTRIQQYRH, from the coding sequence ATGACCGATCTGGTTAGACCTAGAGTCAAGTATGTTATTGGGCCTGACGGCAGCCCTCTTACGATTGCCGATCTGCCGCCGACGAACACGCGTCGCTGGGTTATCCGGCGCAAGGCGGAAGTCGTTGCGGCGGTGCGCGGCGGGCTTTTGAGCCTCGAAGAGGCATGCCAACGCTACAAGCTGACCACCGAGGAATTCCTGTCCTGGCAGGCGTCGATCGACGAATATGGCCTTGCCGGGCTGCGCACCACGCGCATCCAGCAATACCGACATTAG